A DNA window from Haliovirga abyssi contains the following coding sequences:
- the argH gene encoding argininosuccinate lyase produces MAKLWGGRFKNNTSEIMDKFNASITFDKRMYEEDIRGSVAHSKMLAKQGIIKEEEQKKIEEGLFRILEEIKKDEFEFLISDEDIHMSIEKRLIEITGTVGGKLHTARSRNDQVAVDIRLYLRKEIKEIEDLLKELQYVIVKKAEENKKVILPGYTHLQRAQPIVFGHHLMAYYEMIKRDLDRLKDCYKRVNQSPLGAGALAGTTFPIDREYVAKELGFEKATENSLDSVSDRDFIIELNFVISMIMMHLSRFSEEIVLWSTTEFGFVTLDDRYSTGSSIMPQKKNPDAAELVRGKTGRVYGNLMGILTVMKGLPLAYNKDTQEDKEGVFDSIDTVKLSLNVFVGMLETLKINEENMKNAIYAGFTNATDVADYLAKKGMPFRDAHKVVGEIVLYCEQNKKLISDMKLEEYNKFSELFEEDITEKASIEGCVRERKSYGGTAYVEVERQIENAKKELKIGGWNGNN; encoded by the coding sequence ATGGCAAAACTATGGGGCGGAAGATTTAAAAATAATACAAGTGAAATAATGGATAAATTTAATGCATCAATTACATTTGATAAAAGAATGTATGAAGAAGATATAAGAGGAAGTGTGGCACATTCTAAAATGTTGGCAAAGCAAGGTATAATAAAAGAAGAAGAACAAAAGAAAATAGAAGAAGGGTTATTTAGAATTTTAGAAGAGATAAAAAAAGATGAATTTGAATTCCTTATTTCAGATGAAGATATACATATGAGTATAGAAAAAAGATTAATAGAAATAACTGGAACTGTTGGGGGTAAATTACATACAGCAAGAAGTAGAAATGATCAAGTGGCGGTTGATATAAGGCTATATTTGAGAAAAGAGATAAAAGAAATAGAAGATTTATTAAAAGAATTACAATATGTAATAGTTAAAAAAGCAGAAGAGAATAAAAAGGTTATATTGCCGGGATATACTCATTTACAAAGAGCTCAACCAATAGTATTTGGGCACCATTTAATGGCTTATTATGAAATGATAAAAAGAGATTTAGATAGATTAAAAGATTGTTATAAAAGAGTAAATCAATCTCCTTTAGGAGCTGGAGCATTAGCAGGAACTACATTTCCAATAGATAGAGAATATGTAGCTAAAGAGTTAGGCTTTGAAAAAGCAACAGAAAATAGTTTGGATAGCGTAAGTGATAGAGATTTTATTATAGAACTAAATTTTGTGATCTCTATGATAATGATGCATCTATCTCGTTTTTCAGAAGAGATTGTACTTTGGTCTACAACTGAATTTGGATTTGTAACTTTGGATGATAGATATTCTACTGGCTCAAGTATAATGCCGCAAAAGAAAAATCCTGATGCAGCAGAACTTGTAAGAGGGAAAACAGGAAGAGTTTATGGAAATTTAATGGGGATATTAACTGTTATGAAGGGGTTGCCTTTAGCATATAATAAAGATACACAAGAGGATAAAGAGGGAGTATTTGATTCAATAGATACTGTGAAATTATCGTTAAATGTATTTGTAGGAATGTTAGAGACTTTAAAAATAAATGAAGAAAATATGAAAAATGCAATTTATGCTGGATTTACAAATGCAACAGATGTAGCAGATTATTTAGCTAAAAAAGGGATGCCATTTAGAGATGCTCATAAGGTTGTGGGAGAAATAGTTTTATATTGCGAACAAAATAAAAAGTTAATTTCCGATATGAAATTGGAAGAATATAATAAGTTTTCAGAACTATTTGAAGAGGATATAACAGAAAAAGCATCTATTGAAGGATGTGTGAGAGAGAGAAAATCATATGGTGGAACTGCATATGTTGAAGTAGAAAGACAAATAGAGAATGCGAAGAAAGAATTGAAGATAGGAGGTTGGAATGGAAATAATTAA
- a CDS encoding DUF438 domain-containing protein, with translation MEIIKNHEEKINKLLEFSKGMISGEDGKFLVDKYQKVIDEITPFDVIELEDRQIKMGITPAIIKNSIEKIMNIFYTPLENYNWEKPEEGNPLYYYMKENDKLKEILEEIKKEAIMKQDITKLKEYMVKIKEINNHYIRKENVLFPYLEKLWTNYTPLKVMWSLHDDIRKMLKNIDKLIEQNSSFNVEINKTVGEFFFLIYGMIFKEELVVFPVAMQTVPEKSWQEMMKEELGFEFSFIEKPIIKFDDEVKKDNMGNLKELFFKVETGELNKNQLELILNSLPIDITFIDENDEVKYFSKPKDRFFPRTPAIIGRKVQNCHPPESVNIVERILDSFKSGEKDSEKFWLKMRNKYIYIQYFAVRDDKNRYIGTLEVGQDITEISKLEGEKRLVDDTK, from the coding sequence ATGGAAATAATTAAGAATCATGAAGAAAAAATTAATAAATTATTGGAATTTTCAAAAGGGATGATAAGTGGAGAAGATGGTAAATTTTTAGTTGATAAATATCAAAAAGTTATAGATGAAATAACGCCGTTTGATGTTATTGAATTAGAAGATAGGCAAATTAAAATGGGAATAACTCCTGCAATTATAAAAAATAGTATAGAAAAAATTATGAATATTTTTTATACTCCTTTAGAAAATTATAATTGGGAAAAACCAGAAGAAGGAAATCCATTATATTATTATATGAAAGAAAATGATAAATTAAAAGAGATATTGGAAGAAATTAAAAAAGAAGCAATCATGAAACAAGATATAACAAAATTAAAAGAGTATATGGTAAAAATAAAAGAGATAAATAACCATTATATAAGGAAAGAAAATGTATTATTTCCATATTTAGAAAAATTATGGACAAATTATACCCCTTTAAAAGTTATGTGGTCTTTACATGATGATATTAGAAAAATGCTGAAAAATATAGATAAATTAATAGAACAAAATAGTTCATTTAATGTAGAAATAAATAAAACTGTTGGAGAATTTTTCTTTTTGATTTATGGAATGATTTTTAAAGAAGAATTAGTGGTATTTCCAGTAGCTATGCAGACTGTTCCAGAAAAATCATGGCAAGAGATGATGAAAGAGGAGTTGGGATTTGAATTTTCATTTATAGAAAAACCTATTATAAAATTTGATGATGAGGTTAAAAAAGATAATATGGGGAATTTAAAAGAACTATTTTTTAAAGTAGAAACAGGAGAATTAAATAAGAATCAATTAGAATTAATATTAAATAGTTTGCCAATTGACATAACTTTTATAGATGAAAATGATGAAGTGAAATATTTTTCTAAACCAAAAGATAGGTTTTTTCCAAGGACACCTGCAATTATTGGGCGAAAAGTGCAAAATTGTCATCCGCCAGAAAGCGTAAATATAGTAGAAAGAATATTAGATTCATTTAAAAGCGGAGAAAAAGATAGTGAGAAATTTTGGTTAAAAATGAGAAATAAATATATATATATTCAATATTTTGCTGTGAGAGATGATAAAAATAGATACATAGGAACATTAGAAGTAGGGCAGGATATAACGGAAATATCAAAATTAGAAGGAGAAAAAAGATTAGTAGATGATACGAAATAA
- a CDS encoding ABC transporter substrate-binding protein encodes MKKLVALLMVLFTSFVWAGEIKIGVIAPLSGPIAVYGQATVNGFKLAAEKINEKGGILGNKIKLIIEDNKGDAAEAVNAAKKLINLDKVVAVLGPVISTNSLAVAPIMQESKIPMLTPTGTNVKITEAGDYVSRVCFIDPFQGDVMANFAIDNLKVNSAVIMKDVNSDYSDGLGQAFKKRFEARGGKVISEISYAAGDVDFTSQLTKIKIKKPDVIFVPGYYSEVALIVKQARDLKINSTFLGGDGWDNGKLFEIAGSAINGSYISTHFSPESADPMVQNFLKDYNSRFGEAPSVLAALGYDGADVMFAAMNRAGEINSEKIKDEINKTTKFKGVTGVITLDKNRNAVKSAFVIEAKDGKFVYKTTVEPVVESTAKEVKQAATKEPVKAPKKSNSNNTVIIAIIAVVALFIGVSLVKKK; translated from the coding sequence ATGAAAAAGTTAGTAGCGTTATTGATGGTTTTATTTACATCATTTGTATGGGCGGGAGAAATAAAAATAGGGGTAATTGCACCGTTATCAGGACCAATAGCAGTATATGGGCAAGCAACAGTAAATGGATTTAAACTAGCAGCAGAAAAAATTAATGAAAAAGGTGGTATTTTAGGAAATAAAATAAAATTAATAATTGAAGATAATAAAGGTGATGCAGCAGAAGCAGTTAATGCAGCGAAAAAACTTATTAATTTGGATAAGGTAGTAGCAGTATTAGGACCAGTAATAAGTACAAATTCATTAGCTGTAGCACCTATAATGCAAGAATCAAAAATACCAATGCTTACACCTACTGGAACAAATGTAAAAATAACAGAAGCTGGAGATTATGTTTCAAGAGTTTGTTTTATTGATCCTTTCCAAGGAGATGTAATGGCAAACTTTGCAATAGATAATTTAAAAGTAAACAGTGCAGTTATAATGAAAGATGTTAATAGTGATTATAGTGATGGATTAGGGCAGGCTTTTAAAAAAAGATTTGAAGCAAGAGGTGGAAAAGTAATATCAGAAATTTCATATGCAGCAGGAGATGTAGATTTTACTTCTCAATTAACAAAAATAAAAATAAAAAAACCAGATGTAATATTTGTGCCTGGATATTATAGTGAAGTGGCTTTAATAGTAAAACAAGCAAGAGATTTAAAAATAAATTCAACTTTCCTTGGTGGAGATGGATGGGATAATGGAAAATTATTTGAGATAGCTGGAAGCGCAATAAATGGAAGTTATATTAGTACACATTTTTCACCAGAAAGTGCAGATCCAATGGTTCAAAATTTCTTAAAAGATTATAATAGTAGATTTGGGGAAGCTCCAAGTGTACTTGCTGCATTAGGTTATGATGGAGCAGATGTTATGTTTGCTGCAATGAACAGAGCTGGAGAAATAAATTCAGAAAAAATAAAAGATGAAATAAACAAAACAACTAAATTTAAAGGTGTAACAGGGGTAATTACTCTTGATAAAAATAGAAATGCAGTAAAAAGTGCATTTGTAATTGAAGCAAAAGATGGAAAATTTGTATATAAAACAACAGTTGAACCAGTAGTAGAAAGTACAGCAAAAGAGGTAAAACAAGCCGCAACAAAAGAACCGGTTAAAGCACCTAAAAAAAGTAATTCTAATAATACTGTAATAATTGCAATAATAGCAGTTGTAGCATTATTCATAGGAGTTTCATTAGTGAAAAAAAAATAA
- a CDS encoding branched-chain amino acid ABC transporter permease, with protein sequence MTEFIQQLLNGLSLGSIYALIALGYTMVYGILQLINFAHGEIYMLGAFTAYYLVFYFKLNFILALVLSMIITAGIGVVIEKLAYKPLRNSSRVSALLTALGVSMLLQNLGLKIFGGDPKAFPQLIPNKPIFIGDLIIFNQQIVIVVVAIILMVILEIIVHYTKIGKAMRAVAFDKDAAKLMGIDSNMVISFTFAIGSALAAAAGVLIGMRFNRIDPLMGMMPGIKAFVAAVLGGIGSIPGAVLGGLIMGISESLVVGYLSSTYRDAIAFALLIIILIIKPAGLLGKNIKEKV encoded by the coding sequence ATGACAGAATTTATACAACAATTGTTGAATGGTTTATCTCTTGGATCTATATACGCCCTGATAGCTTTGGGATATACAATGGTTTATGGAATTTTACAACTGATAAACTTTGCACATGGAGAAATATATATGTTAGGAGCTTTTACAGCTTATTATTTGGTATTTTATTTTAAGCTGAATTTTATATTAGCTTTGGTTTTATCTATGATTATAACTGCAGGAATAGGTGTTGTTATAGAAAAATTAGCATATAAACCACTTAGAAATTCATCTAGAGTTTCTGCACTGCTAACTGCACTTGGAGTTTCTATGTTATTACAAAATTTAGGATTAAAAATATTTGGGGGAGATCCAAAAGCATTTCCACAATTAATACCAAATAAACCTATATTTATAGGGGATTTGATAATATTTAATCAACAAATAGTTATTGTTGTTGTGGCTATAATATTAATGGTTATTTTAGAAATCATTGTACACTATACAAAAATAGGAAAAGCAATGAGAGCTGTAGCGTTTGATAAAGATGCAGCTAAATTAATGGGGATAGATTCAAATATGGTAATATCTTTTACATTTGCAATAGGATCAGCATTAGCAGCAGCAGCAGGTGTATTAATTGGAATGAGATTTAATAGAATAGATCCTCTTATGGGGATGATGCCAGGGATAAAAGCTTTTGTGGCAGCGGTATTAGGAGGAATTGGAAGTATACCTGGAGCAGTTCTTGGGGGACTTATAATGGGAATTTCAGAATCTCTTGTTGTAGGATATTTATCATCTACTTATAGAGATGCAATTGCATTTGCTCTTTTGATAATTATATTGATTATTAAACCAGCAGGATTACTTGGTAAAAATATAAAAGAGAAAGTTTAA
- a CDS encoding branched-chain amino acid ABC transporter permease, whose amino-acid sequence MEVYITQILIIIAINIILAVSLNLINGMTGQFSLGHAGFMAVGAYTSAVLAKTYGVNILLAILVGAAVAGVVGFIIGFPVLRLKGDYLAIVTLGFGEIIRVIILNMKITGGAKGLPGIPGGINLLISYTFAIATVIIIRNIMLSSEGRAFLSIREDEIAAEAMGVNITRYKVLAFIIGAFFAGIAGGVYAHFYQFLKPDSFNIFKTVDILLMVVLGGMGSITGSIIAAIILTIVPELLRGFSEYRMVVYSLTLIILMIARPDGILGKKEITDIISFKKRGA is encoded by the coding sequence ATGGAAGTATACATTACTCAGATATTAATAATTATTGCTATAAATATTATATTAGCTGTAAGTCTTAATTTAATAAATGGAATGACTGGACAATTTTCATTAGGGCATGCAGGATTTATGGCAGTTGGAGCATATACATCAGCAGTTTTAGCCAAAACATATGGCGTGAATATTTTACTTGCAATATTAGTAGGAGCAGCAGTGGCAGGTGTAGTTGGATTTATAATTGGATTTCCGGTACTTAGATTAAAAGGTGATTATTTGGCTATAGTGACTCTTGGATTTGGAGAAATCATTAGAGTAATTATATTAAATATGAAAATAACAGGTGGAGCAAAAGGATTACCTGGAATACCAGGTGGGATAAATTTGTTAATATCTTACACTTTTGCAATTGCAACTGTAATTATAATAAGAAATATTATGCTTTCTTCTGAAGGAAGAGCATTTTTATCAATAAGAGAAGATGAGATAGCAGCAGAAGCAATGGGAGTTAATATAACTAGATATAAAGTATTGGCATTTATAATAGGAGCTTTTTTTGCAGGAATTGCAGGAGGAGTTTATGCTCATTTTTATCAATTTTTAAAACCTGATAGTTTTAATATATTTAAAACAGTTGATATATTATTAATGGTTGTGTTAGGTGGAATGGGAAGTATAACTGGTTCTATAATTGCAGCAATAATATTAACAATAGTTCCAGAGCTTTTAAGAGGGTTTTCAGAGTATAGAATGGTAGTATATTCATTAACATTAATAATATTAATGATAGCAAGACCAGATGGAATATTAGGTAAAAAAGAGATAACAGACATAATATCATTCAAGAAAAGAGGTGCATAA
- a CDS encoding ABC transporter ATP-binding protein, with translation MFGGLKAVDNFSIEIKQNEIMGLIGPNGAGKTTVFNLLTGVYEPTMGYVKLLGEDVTAQKPYIITEKGIARTFQNIRLFKDLTVLQNVLVSKHFTVEYGLFGAIFRTKIYNKEEIRVRKEAEELLDRFGLLEKMNLPANSLPYGEQRRLEIVRALATNPKLLLLDEPAAGMNPQETAELMDLIKGIKDDFDISVLLIEHDMKFVMGLCERLVVLDYGKIIAKGKPEEVKNNPRVVEAYLGEAE, from the coding sequence ATGTTTGGGGGATTAAAGGCAGTAGATAATTTTTCTATTGAAATAAAACAAAATGAAATTATGGGATTGATTGGGCCTAATGGAGCAGGAAAAACAACAGTTTTTAATCTGCTTACAGGAGTCTATGAGCCAACTATGGGATACGTAAAACTTTTGGGAGAAGATGTTACGGCACAAAAACCATATATTATAACTGAAAAAGGGATTGCCAGAACATTTCAAAACATAAGATTGTTTAAAGATTTAACTGTTTTGCAAAATGTATTAGTTTCAAAACATTTTACTGTAGAATATGGATTGTTTGGGGCTATTTTTAGGACAAAAATATATAATAAAGAAGAGATAAGAGTTAGAAAAGAAGCAGAAGAGCTGTTAGATAGATTTGGACTTTTGGAGAAAATGAATTTACCTGCAAATAGCTTGCCGTATGGAGAACAAAGAAGGCTGGAAATAGTTAGAGCACTTGCTACAAATCCAAAATTGTTATTATTAGATGAACCAGCAGCAGGTATGAATCCTCAAGAAACTGCAGAATTAATGGATTTGATAAAAGGGATAAAAGATGACTTTGATATATCTGTGTTACTTATAGAGCATGATATGAAATTTGTAATGGGATTATGCGAAAGGCTTGTTGTTTTAGATTATGGAAAAATAATCGCAAAAGGAAAACCAGAAGAAGTAAAGAATAATCCGAGAGTAGTAGAAGCGTATTTAGGAGAAGCAGAATAA
- a CDS encoding ABC transporter ATP-binding protein — MLKIKDLHVHYGNIHAIKGINLDVNEGEIVTLIGANGAGKTTTLRAISKLQSPSAGEINFLDEDITKMSATNIVKRGLIQVPEGRRVFSPMSVMENLELGAYLRKDKAEIKKDLEHIFNIFPRLYERKTQLAGTLSGGEQQMLAIGRALMSKPKLLLLDEPSMGLAPLLVKEIFEIVKDINKNQGIAVLLVEQNANMALKIADRAYVIETGKVVMKGNAKDILENADVKEAYLG, encoded by the coding sequence GTGTTAAAAATAAAAGATTTACATGTGCATTATGGGAATATTCACGCTATAAAAGGAATTAATTTAGATGTGAATGAAGGTGAAATAGTAACCTTAATTGGAGCTAATGGAGCAGGGAAAACTACTACATTAAGAGCAATATCGAAATTACAATCTCCATCAGCAGGAGAAATTAATTTTTTAGATGAAGATATAACAAAAATGAGTGCGACAAATATAGTAAAAAGAGGGCTTATACAAGTTCCAGAAGGAAGAAGAGTTTTTTCTCCAATGAGTGTAATGGAAAATTTAGAGCTTGGGGCATATCTTCGAAAAGATAAAGCTGAAATAAAAAAAGATTTGGAACATATATTTAATATATTTCCAAGATTATATGAAAGAAAAACACAATTAGCAGGAACATTAAGTGGTGGAGAACAGCAAATGCTTGCAATAGGAAGAGCATTAATGAGTAAGCCTAAGTTGTTGCTTTTGGATGAGCCTTCAATGGGATTGGCACCATTATTGGTAAAAGAGATATTTGAAATAGTAAAGGATATTAACAAGAATCAGGGGATTGCAGTTTTATTAGTAGAACAAAATGCGAATATGGCTTTGAAAATAGCAGATAGAGCATATGTAATTGAAACAGGAAAAGTTGTAATGAAAGGGAATGCTAAGGATATATTGGAAAATGCAGATGTTAAAGAAGCTTATCTTGGATAA
- a CDS encoding substrate-binding periplasmic protein, with protein sequence MKKLKWGLLVCSIFSMLSLMALGGEFSGKTFKAAGDVGEWPPYEFFIRKNSKKTDKISGFTYDLLKTIAKNENFTINVRLLPWKRSKKYVETGKYQVLMDASINEERKKIYYYSEPIYTINSYYFYNIKKFPNGLDIKNKSDLKKYKVGGLLGYNYKTYGFNNTEIDTGAKNYTQLVKKLKKNRFDIFLAEYEIMKGFEYVGQKYLDSDIKFVKIQDMAPRKFYFLFPKTDLGLNLRNIFNKNIKKLEKSGELQKMLDKYLK encoded by the coding sequence ATGAAAAAGTTAAAATGGGGTTTATTGGTATGTAGTATTTTTTCTATGTTAAGTCTAATGGCTTTAGGTGGTGAATTTTCAGGAAAAACATTCAAAGCAGCAGGAGATGTCGGAGAATGGCCGCCTTATGAATTTTTCATAAGAAAAAATAGTAAAAAAACAGATAAAATATCAGGGTTCACTTACGACTTATTGAAAACAATTGCTAAAAATGAAAATTTTACAATAAACGTAAGATTGTTACCATGGAAAAGATCTAAAAAATATGTAGAAACTGGTAAATATCAAGTATTAATGGATGCTTCTATCAATGAGGAAAGAAAAAAAATATATTATTACTCTGAACCAATTTACACAATTAATTCTTACTATTTTTACAATATTAAAAAATTTCCAAACGGATTAGACATTAAAAATAAATCCGATTTAAAGAAATATAAAGTTGGAGGTTTACTTGGATATAATTATAAAACTTATGGATTTAACAATACAGAAATTGATACAGGAGCAAAAAATTATACCCAATTAGTTAAAAAATTAAAGAAAAATAGATTTGATATCTTTCTAGCAGAATATGAAATTATGAAGGGATTTGAATATGTAGGACAAAAATATTTAGACAGTGATATAAAATTTGTGAAAATACAAGATATGGCTCCAAGAAAATTTTACTTTTTATTTCCTAAAACTGATTTAGGATTAAATTTAAGAAATATTTTCAATAAAAATATAAAAAAATTAGAAAAATCAGGTGAATTACAAAAAATGCTAGATAAATATTTGAAATAA
- a CDS encoding transglycosylase SLT domain-containing protein — protein sequence MKMKRFAVKMMVLGVMLFSVLGCFNNALEDGVQKGELVENLALPPEEQGEMDRIQEEISRSFPLEVRNIDITRASNPSKRTIKATMKEVGRKYNIPYEILYGLALEESHLRQFKSNGKPLISRDKGYGLMQVTPWAVRTKFNTNSLAYDYRYNIEAGAQVILGKWRYITRRNPVGNNNPKILENWYFAIWAYNGFCKVNNPNYYKNGPHRWRNRHMSWVRYSAYQSEVLRGIRRHLNINITPIPMNKIPRYGIPKRGVRFSTPTSTHYTGNGSDENYPPKEKGWIKFDKEYKEAYKGATMFNVSTSINVKRVEVSLDDKYKRIKDVKNGKFDFTYRFGVLGKRDLKVIGYDKYGREIARLVHPIIIEEKPVENISYVKVNAKEIYYTGIEQEFIFEGSKDIVKIGLKINGENSGEILLKDGKGEMKGPFTQVGTFKVELVGYDKDGKVEATNSYNIIVREKSYIKMESKSEIYKENTTFNVEASNDIKEIEVSLDGKYNKRKAVINGKYEFSYRFGILGERTIKLVGYNANGEVVLTKEEKIVVREKSYIKMESKSEIYKENTTFNVEASNDIKEIEVSLDGKYNKRKAVINGKYSFSYRFGVLGERTIKLVGYNANGKVLLTKEEKIVVREKSYIKMESKTEIYKENTTFNVEASNDIKEIEVSLDGKYNKRKAVINGKYEFSYRFGVLGERTIKLVGYNANGKVLLTKEEKIVVREKSYIKILNNQYYYSRGRRYYFNGTTSSDIVKVRVTLDGKYPGVRYVRSGKYSFSYKFGVRGYRTIKVVGYDRKNKAVVSMIKRIRVR from the coding sequence ATGAAAATGAAAAGGTTTGCAGTGAAAATGATGGTTTTAGGGGTTATGCTATTTTCGGTTTTAGGGTGTTTTAATAATGCTTTAGAAGATGGAGTTCAAAAAGGTGAATTAGTTGAAAATTTAGCATTGCCTCCAGAAGAGCAAGGTGAAATGGATAGAATTCAAGAGGAGATTTCGAGAAGTTTTCCATTAGAAGTTAGAAACATAGATATCACGAGAGCTAGTAATCCTAGTAAAAGAACTATAAAGGCGACTATGAAAGAAGTTGGGAGAAAATATAATATACCATATGAAATTTTATACGGTTTAGCGTTGGAAGAATCACATTTGAGACAATTTAAAAGTAATGGGAAACCTTTAATAAGCCGAGATAAGGGGTATGGTCTTATGCAGGTGACACCATGGGCGGTAAGAACAAAATTCAATACTAATTCTTTAGCGTATGACTATAGGTATAATATTGAGGCTGGAGCACAAGTTATTTTGGGGAAATGGAGATATATTACTAGAAGAAATCCTGTTGGCAATAATAATCCTAAAATATTAGAAAACTGGTATTTTGCTATATGGGCATATAATGGTTTTTGTAAAGTGAATAATCCAAATTATTATAAAAATGGACCTCATCGATGGAGAAATAGACATATGAGTTGGGTGAGGTATTCTGCTTATCAAAGTGAAGTTTTAAGAGGAATTAGAAGACATTTAAATATAAATATAACTCCAATTCCAATGAATAAAATACCAAGATATGGAATCCCTAAAAGAGGAGTGAGATTTAGTACACCAACATCAACACATTATACAGGGAATGGAAGTGATGAAAATTATCCTCCAAAAGAAAAAGGCTGGATAAAATTTGATAAGGAGTATAAAGAAGCTTATAAAGGGGCGACAATGTTTAATGTGTCGACATCTATTAATGTGAAAAGAGTAGAAGTATCATTAGATGATAAATATAAAAGAATAAAAGATGTCAAAAATGGTAAATTTGATTTCACTTATAGATTTGGGGTATTAGGGAAAAGGGATTTAAAAGTTATAGGATATGATAAATATGGGAGAGAGATAGCTAGATTAGTTCATCCCATAATAATAGAGGAAAAACCTGTGGAAAATATTTCGTATGTTAAAGTAAATGCTAAAGAAATTTATTATACGGGTATAGAACAGGAGTTTATATTCGAAGGGTCAAAAGATATAGTAAAAATAGGGTTGAAAATAAATGGGGAAAATTCAGGCGAAATTTTATTAAAAGATGGAAAAGGCGAGATGAAAGGACCTTTTACACAAGTTGGAACTTTTAAAGTTGAATTAGTAGGATATGATAAAGATGGTAAAGTAGAAGCTACAAATAGTTATAATATAATAGTAAGAGAAAAATCATATATAAAAATGGAAAGCAAATCGGAAATATATAAAGAGAATACAACATTTAATGTAGAGGCCTCAAACGATATAAAAGAGATAGAGGTATCCTTAGATGGAAAATATAATAAGAGAAAAGCGGTAATAAATGGAAAATATGAATTTAGTTATAGATTTGGAATATTAGGAGAAAGAACAATAAAATTAGTAGGATATAATGCAAATGGAGAAGTAGTATTAACAAAAGAGGAAAAAATAGTAGTAAGAGAAAAATCATATATAAAAATGGAAAGTAAATCGGAAATATATAAAGAGAATACAACATTTAATGTAGAGGCCTCAAATGATATAAAAGAGATAGAGGTATCCTTAGATGGAAAATATAATAAGAGAAAAGCAGTAATAAATGGGAAATATTCATTTAGTTATAGATTTGGAGTATTAGGAGAAAGAACAATAAAATTAGTAGGATATAATGCAAATGGAAAAGTACTATTAACTAAAGAGGAAAAAATAGTAGTAAGAGAAAAATCATATATAAAAATGGAAAGTAAAACGGAAATATATAAAGAGAATACAACATTTAATGTAGAGGCCTCAAATGATATAAAAGAGATAGAGGTATCCTTAGATGGAAAATATAATAAGAGAAAAGCAGTAATAAATGGAAAATATGAATTTAGTTATAGATTTGGAGTATTAGGAGAAAGAACAATAAAATTAGTAGGGTATAATGCAAATGGAAAAGTGTTATTGACTAAAGAGGAAAAAATAGTAGTAAGAGAAAAATCATATATAAAAATATTGAACAATCAATATTACTATAGTAGAGGAAGAAGATATTATTTCAATGGAACTACATCATCTGATATTGTAAAGGTTAGAGTAACTTTAGATGGAAAATATCCTGGGGTAAGATATGTTAGAAGTGGAAAATATTCATTTAGTTATAAATTTGGAGTTAGAGGATATAGAACAATAAAGGTAGTGGGATATGACAGAAAGAATAAAGCTGTTGTGTCGATGATAAAAAGAATAAGAGTTAGATAA